The Streptomyces sp. TLI_105 DNA segment CGATCAGGGCCCCGGGCAGGTTGCGTCGGTGATCGGGGAACCAGGACAGGGTGGCCTGCTGGGCGACGGGGAAGGCGGGCCCCTCGGCAGCGCCCAGGAGAACACGCGAGGTGATGAGCACCGCGAGCCCTCCGCCCACCGCCAGCGGCGCCTGGGACAGGGACCAGAGGACGGCCATCGCGAGGAGCAGCCACTTCGGCCGTACGCGGTCCGCGAGCAGCCCCACCGCGGCACCGGAGACCGAGAAGAGCAGGAAGAAGGCGCTGCTGGCGAGTCCGAAGGCCGAGGCGGTGAGGCCGAGGTCCTCGCGGATCTCCTCCGCGGCCAGACCGAGCACCGACTTGTCGGCGAAATTGATCATCATGAAGACGACGAGCAGCGCGGTGACGGTCCAGGCGCGGCGCCGGGTGCTGCTCGGTGTCTTCGAGGTGCCGGCGGGCACGGCGGGTGCGACGTCGGTGTCGGTCACAGGGGCTCCGCGGAGACTGGTCGGGGAGGGGGGCGGGGGCTGGTTCAGGAGAGCGGGACGCCGGCGATGGCGATGCGCTCCATGACCCGGCGCTGCGGGAAGTAGTCGCTGATCGCGTAGTGCTGCGTGGCGATGTTGTCCCAGACCGCGACGGAGCCGGGCTGCCAGCGGAAGCGGACCTGGTACTCGGGGATGCGGGCCTGCAGCACGAGCTCGTCGAGCAGTTCGCGGCTCTCCGCGTCCGGCAGGCCGACGATCCGGGTGGTGAAGGGCTCGTTGACGTACAGCAGCTCGCGGCCGGTGCGCGGGTGCCGGACGACCACGGGGTGCTCGACCGCCGGCAGGTTCGCACGGTGCGCGGCGATCTGCGCCTCGGTCATGAGCGAGCCCCAGCTGGGCAGCCAGTCGTGCTCGGCGGTGAGCCCCGCGATCCGTGCCTTCATGGAGTCGGTGAGATTGTCGTAGGCGGCTGCCATGTCGGCCCACATGGTGTCGCCGCCGGCGGCCGGCACCTCGACGGCGCGCAGGACGGAGCCGAGTGCCGGTGCGGCCATGAACGAGTGGTCGCTGTGCCAGATGTTCTCGGTGCCGACGGCCGTGGCGTCCTTGGCGAGCCGGGAGACTCCGACGCTGTCGCCCTTCGGGAAGAAGGGGTTCGGCTCGGGCTCGCCCCACAGGGCGGAGAACGCGAGCTGGGACCGCGGGTCGAAGGCGTGCTGGTTCCGGAAGAAGATCACCTTCCACTCCAGCAGGGCCTGCCTGATCTCCTCCGCGAGCTCTTCGCCGATCGGGCGCGAGAGGTCGACGCCTTCGATCTCGGCGCCGATGTGCGGGGTGAGGGGGGAGAGGTCCAGGAGCCGGTAGTCGGGCTGGACCGCGTCCGGGGCGATGCGGTCGAGCGTGCGCTTCCCGTAGTGCATCAGCGGCTTGTCGAGCGCGGGGGCGGGAGTGGTGACGGCGCTGTCCATGAGTCCTCCGTGAACGAGGCAAAAATCGTTACCGGGAGTATCGTTATTGGGGTGTGGTGAGGCAAGGGCCTGGCAGCACGAAAAATCGACGCCGCGGACAGCCGCCGCGGAAGTCGTCAGCCCACGGGGCCGACGGCCCGGGCCACGAGGTCGACCAGGGTGTCGACGAAGCGGGTGTCGGGCATCTCCTGCTCGCCGATCAGCCGGAAGAGCAGCGGGGCGGCCACCAGCGTGGCGGCGGCCCGGACATCGGTGTCCGGGCTCACGTCGCCGCGCTCGATGCCACGTTCGAGGATGCGCCTCGTCTCGCTCGTGATGCGCTCGGTGTACTCGGCGTACTGGCCGCGCACCGCCCCCGTCTCGGCCGCCGCGCCGATGAGGCCCGCGATCAGCCGGTCCGTACCCGGCAGCCGGTAGGCCTCCAGCCGGGTGGTGAGCACGAAGCGGAGCTCTGCCCGGAAGTCACCCAGGTCGGGCACCGACAGGATGCCGATGCGGGTCTCCGCGGCGGCGATGATCAGATCCTGCTTGGTGGGCCACCGACGGTAGATGGCGGGTTTGCTCACCCCGGCCCGGGCCGCGACGGCGTCCATCGTGACCGCTCCGATCCCCTGCTCGTGAACCATGTCCACGACCGCGCGGAGAACGGCTCCGGTGACCCGTTCCTCCCGAGGCCGGCCCGGCCCTCGCCCGGCCCCGTCCGACTGCGTACCCACCATGTCCCGAGCTTACGGCCGGGCCTTCCCGCGCACGGAGGCCGGGTCCCCGGTCGCCCCGCGCCACGGCTTCGGCGGACGGTGTCAGGGTCGGCGCAGTCCGCCGATGCCCTGGAAGTCGGCCTGCTGCGCGAGGGACCGCCGGTCCGGGTCTGCGAACTCCCGATCGACTGCCTGCCCCAGCAGGCTCATCTCGGCACGCACCGAAGGGTGTTGCCCCGGCGGGAGGGCTTCGAGCAGCCCTTCGAGCATGGCGCGGAGCCTACGGCAGATCTGGACGGACGAGCCTCCGTACTCCCGGATCTCGCAGACGGCGAGCTGGAGGTAGCCCTCCCAGTCGCGTCCCGGCAGTACGAGCCGGGCGACCCCGTCTCCGTCGGCCAGGACGTAACGACCGGGAAGGTGTCGCTCGCCGACCGTGTGCAGGAACCACTCGATGTAGTTGATCACCTGCACGGCGGTCGTGGGATCGTTCACCGCCGGGGAGAGCGCTCGGATGGCGATGTCGACGAGGACCCTCAGCGCGAAGGCGGGATCCTGCTCGATCGTGCGCTCCGCCCCGAGGGCGATGAGGCCGGTCACCCGGACGGGATCCGGTCGGGACGTGCCCCCGTACACCTCGACGAGCACCGTGCCGGGCGGTACGAAGTCCCCGATCAGCCGGGTCACGACGAGCACGCAGTCGTGACGCGCCGCCTCGGCGACCAGCCCCCGCACGTCGAAGGCCTGGATGGCGCCACCCCGTACGGCATGGACGCGCATCACCGGACCGCCGGACGGCAGGGCATCCGCCGTGTGGGGCGCGGCGCCCCGGATCAGGGCGGTGCCGCGCGCGAAGACGGACAGTCCCATCCCCGCGACCAACTCCGCGATGGCCACCGGTCGCAGACTGTGGGTGAACCGGTTGAGGTAGATCAGCAGGAGCACCAGACTGACGGCCACCCCCGCGCCGGCCAGGGTGACCCCGAGGTCGGGGACCGAGGCGGACTCGACGCTGCGCAACAGGGAGAAGGCGAACGCGAACGTCCCCGTGAACGTCGCGAGGACCGCCTTCTGCAGCCGGTCCCGGTACCAGAGGCGCATGTAGCGGGGGGAGAGGGTCCCCGTGGCCTGCTGCACCACCAGCACACCGATGGTGACGACGAACCCGAGCAGCGCCACCATCGCGCCCACGATGGCGGAGAGCACCCCGCTCGCCGTCGTCGCGGAGTAGTGCCAGCCGCTGGGCGGCCAGCCCGTGCTGTCGACGGTGAGGGCGAGCTCGGCGAGAAGGGTGCCGAGGACGAGACCGATCATCGGCACGATCCACAGGCTCGCCTTGACGTATTGCCGCAGCCTGAACCTGGCCGCCCAGGACGTCATGACACCCACGCCACGCCCCCTTCACCGGAGGAGTCAGGTGCTCTTGAGGCACAGGAGAGGGCTTCCTTCGACGGGACCGCCATCACCTCACGGTAGGGCGATTCCCGCGTCGGCGCAGCGGCAGCACCCGCCTCACCTCGGGCGACGCCCTCGCCAGGACGGAGCAGTACGGTCGGCCTAAGCTGATCGGGTGCTGCCCCGGTCCACCCCGTCCGGGGCACGACGGCGCCCCGAGTGTGGTCGACGGGGGCTGAAAGGGGTCCATCATGGACGACTATCCCCTGATCGAGGACCACGGTCTGATCGGTGACCTGCAGACCGCGGCCCTCGTCACGACCGATGCGACGATCGACTGGTTCTGCTGTCCGCGATTCGACTCGCCCAGCGTCTTCGGCGCCTTGCTCGACCGGAGCAAGGGCGGCCAGTTCACCGTGCGGCCTGTCGCGGACACGTACACGACCAAACAGCTCTACCATCCGGACACCGCCGTCCTGGTGACGCGCTTCATGACCGAGGCCGGGGCGGGGGAGGTCGTCGACTTCATGCCGGTGACCGGAACCACCGCGACCGACCGGCACCGCATCGTCCGCATGCTGCGCTGTGTACGCGGCAGCATGACGTTCGAAGGCGAGATCGCTCCGCGCTTCGACTACGGCCGCAAGCCGCACGAACTGCACCTCACCGGGCACGGGGCCGTGTTCACCTCGGACGGCCTGGACCTCGCCGTCCACGCCGTCCGCGAACCGCAGGACGAGCGGCTGCTGAACGTCCTGTCGGTCGACGACAACGACCTGCGCTTCTCCCTGAGCCTGCGGGCGGGGCAGCAGCGCGGCCTGGTCATGGAGTCGTCCCCCGACGGGCCCCCGCACGAGGTCCGGGTCGAGGAGTTCGAGCGGCTCTTCGGCGAGACCGTGCGCTACTGGCGTTCCTGGCTGGCACAGTCCACCTACTCCGGCCGTTGGCGGGAGGCGGTGGAACGGTCGGCCGTGACGCTGAAGCTCATGACCTACGCGCCGACCGGCGCCCTGGTCGCCGCCCCGACGACGGGGCTCCCCGAACAACTCGGCGGAGAGCGCAACTGGGACTACCGGTTCACCTGGATCCGCGACGCCTCCTTCTCGGTGTACGCCCTGCTGGGCCTGGGATTCACGGAAGAGGCGTCCGCATTCATCAACTGGCTGCACGACCGCGTGAAGCAGGAAGCCGGACAGGACAACGGTTCCGGGCCGCTGAACATCATGTACCGCGTGGACGGCTCCGCCGACCTCGTCGAAGAGACCCTGGACCACTGGGAGGGGTACCGCGGTTCCGCCCCGGTCCGCATCGGCAACGGGGCGGCGAGCCAGCTCCAGCTGGACATCTACGGCGAGGCGCTCGACAGCATCTACTTCGCGCACGAACACGGCATGCACCTCGACCACGGGGGCTGGAAGGCCCTGCACACCCTGCTCGACTGGCTGGTCGACCACTGGGACCAGCCCGGCGAGGGACTCTGGGAGACGCGCGGGGGCCGGAAGGACTTCACCTACGGGCGCGTGATGTCCTGGGTGGCCTTCGACCGCGCCCTGCGGATCGCCTACGACGACGGCCGTCCCGCGGCCGGCGGACGCTGGGTGAACGCGCGGGACGAGATCTACGCGCAGGTGCTCGACCGAGGCTGGGACGAGAAGAAGCAGGCCTTCGTGCAGCACTACGGCGACGACGTGCTCGACTCGTCGCTGCTGCGCATGCCGACGGTCGGCTTCATCACGCCGGACGACCCGATGTGGAAGTCCACCCTGGACGCGATGGAGAGCGAGCTGGTCAGCGACAGCCTCGTCTACCGCTACAACCCCGAGGCGTCACCCGACGGCCTGCGCGGCTCGGAGGGGACCTTCTCCCTGTGCACGTTCATGTACGTCGACGCGCTGGCCCGGGCCGGGCACACGGACATGGCCAGGCTGGTGCTGGAGAAGATGCTCACGTACGCCAACCACCTCGGCCTGTACTCCGAGGAGATCGACCTGACGGGGCGACAGCTGGGCAACTTCCCGCAGGCCTTCACCCACCTGGCCCTGATCGACGCGGCGATCACCCTGGACTCGATGCTCTAGGGCCTGTCGTCACATTCCCGTCGTCGCGGGGCAGACGGGAATGTGACGACAGGCCCTAGGTCGCGCGACTCACCGAGGCGAGGCGGCGGGGGCGGGTCCGAGGAGGATCACGGTGTCACCGGCCTCCGGCACGGCTTCCCGCCGCTCCGTGACGGGGTCCAGCCGGTGATCGGCCCGCACCACGAAGAGGGTGTCGTGGTCCGGCGGCAACGGGTGGCCCGCCGGCTGCACCGTGAACCGGGCTCCCCGCCCGTAGCGCTCGGCGAGGACGTGGCGGACCATGGAGCGGCCGAACAGGATGTCGCCGCCGGTGTACGGAGCGACCACACCGTGGCTGTCGTGCGGTGGACCCACCCGGTAGACGGGGCCCTCCACGTTGTCCTCCATCACGATCGAGGCGAGCGCGTTGAAGTCGTCGTCGTCGGTGGCCAGGAAGACCGCCGCCACACCCTCCAGACGGGCCCCGGGGTTGATGGCCGTGGCCAGCAGATCGCCCTTGGCCAGATCGATCCCCGCCCGCTTGATCGCCGTCCGCTCCCCGTCGAGTCCCGCCCACATCAGCACGTCGAGACCGGCGGACCGCAGAGCCTTTCCCAGGTCGATCACCCACGGCTCACCGCCCACCAGGAGCACGCGTGTGCCCTCCGTCCTGACGACGCCCAGTCGTCTGGCGGCCGGCGCAGCCGTCAGCGCGTACAGGAGAACGGTCCCCACGATCACCAGGAACGTGACGGGAAGGATCTTGGCCGCCCCGGTCACCCCCCGCTCGACCAGACCGGCGGAGAAGGCCGAGGCCGTCGCCGCCGCGACGATGCCGCGTGGGTCCATCCATCCGACGAAGGCACGCTCCCCCCGTGTGAGATCGGTGCGCGCCGCGGCACCGAACGCCACGACCGGTCGGACGACCAGGACGAGGATCGCGATGAGGCCGAGGGAGGGAAGGAGCACGGGCACCAGGGATGCCGGAGTGACGGTGGAGGAGATCGAGATGAACAGCAGACCGATGATCAGCTGGATCAGCGTCTCGAAGAAGGGCCGGCGGGCCGGCATGTCGAAGCCCTTCATGTTGGCCACGGCCAGCCCCGTCACGATCGCGGCGATCAGTCCCGTGTCGTCCCGCACGACGTCGCAGCCCGCCGACACGCCGATGACGACGGCGAGCTGCGCCAGTGTCCCCAGGGTCTCGCCGAGGCGGAGAGTGCGCAGGGTGAACCACAGCAGCGCGGTGCCCACGACCCCGCCCGCCACACCGAACGCGAGGCTGAGGAGGAACTGGCCCAGCTGATAGCCCCGACCGATGTCGATCTGGTGCGACGAGGCGATTGCGTGGAAGGTGAGGGCGCCGAGGATGGCGCCGATCGGGTCGGTCAGCGTCCCTTCCCAGATCAGGATGCGCCGCACCTTGTCGCTCGGCCGCACGAAGTCGAGGATCGGCCCGACGACCGTGGGGCCCGAGACGACGAGGATCATGCCGAGCATGGCGGCCACGCGCAGCGGCATGCCGAACATCGCCGGTCCCACCGTCCCGACGACGAGGAAGGTCGACAGCACCCCGTACACGAGCAGCCTGCCCACGATCCCGCGGGTGTGCTGGACGAGTTTGCGCAGGTCCAGCCCCAGACCGGCGTCGTACAGGATCACCGCGACGGCCAACGACACCAGGGCCGAGAAATCCGGTCCCACCAGCCGGTCCGGGTGGATGATGTCCGTCGCCGCTCCGGCGACGAACCCGACCGGCAGCAGGATGATCAGGGCGGGGACACGCAGCTTGTTCGCCAGGATCTGCGAGCCGGTGGCGAGCACCACCGTCAGGGCGAGTCCGATGAGGATCTCGTCGTCGGTCACAGCGGCTTCCTTCCGCGGGGTCCGGGCGCGCGGGGAGGGCCAGGACGAGTACAGACAGGCGATCAGCTGTCGGGCGCCGCACCGTCACCGGCCGTGCCGGTTCCCTTCCGGAGCTCGGAGTCGGTGAGTTCTTCCAGCTCTCCGTGGGTGTCCAGCCAGTAGAGGAGGACGACGGCCGGCACGACGAGCACCAGGGCCACCAGGGTGACGATCGCCAGCCACGTCAGGGTGGAGGGCGCGCCCGCCGCGTCGGCCACGGTCAGCGAGGTGGGGAGCAGGTACGGGCGCTGGGCCATGCCCCAGCCGATGACGGCCGAGGCGACGACCGCGACCGCGGTGACGCGCACCCACGCTCCCGGCGTCCGCAGGAGCAGCCAGGCGGTGACGAGAGCGGACGCTCCGGCCAGGACGACGAAGAACAGCCCCAGGCCGTGGGTGAGTCCGTGCCACACGTAGGGGGAGTCCTCATGGGTGACGAACCCGGTGACGACCGCGAGGACGGTGAGCGCGGCGAGGCTCCACAGCGCCCGTCGTCTGAAGTGGCCGACCAGATCCGGTGCGTCGAACCTGCGGGCGTCCCCGGTGAGGAACACCGCCCCGAGGAACGCAGTCGTCGCGACGGCGACCAGTCCGAACACGACAGAGGTGGGGCTGGTCCATACGTCCGCCGAGGCGTCGGTGCCGGGAGTCACCCGTTCCGAGGCGACCCCGCCGACGGCGGCACCCAGGAAGAACGGCGTGACGACCGAGGCC contains these protein-coding regions:
- a CDS encoding TauD/TfdA family dioxygenase gives rise to the protein MDSAVTTPAPALDKPLMHYGKRTLDRIAPDAVQPDYRLLDLSPLTPHIGAEIEGVDLSRPIGEELAEEIRQALLEWKVIFFRNQHAFDPRSQLAFSALWGEPEPNPFFPKGDSVGVSRLAKDATAVGTENIWHSDHSFMAAPALGSVLRAVEVPAAGGDTMWADMAAAYDNLTDSMKARIAGLTAEHDWLPSWGSLMTEAQIAAHRANLPAVEHPVVVRHPRTGRELLYVNEPFTTRIVGLPDAESRELLDELVLQARIPEYQVRFRWQPGSVAVWDNIATQHYAISDYFPQRRVMERIAIAGVPLS
- a CDS encoding TetR/AcrR family transcriptional regulator; its protein translation is MVHEQGIGAVTMDAVAARAGVSKPAIYRRWPTKQDLIIAAAETRIGILSVPDLGDFRAELRFVLTTRLEAYRLPGTDRLIAGLIGAAAETGAVRGQYAEYTERITSETRRILERGIERGDVSPDTDVRAAATLVAAPLLFRLIGEQEMPDTRFVDTLVDLVARAVGPVG
- a CDS encoding DUF2254 domain-containing protein, coding for MTSWAARFRLRQYVKASLWIVPMIGLVLGTLLAELALTVDSTGWPPSGWHYSATTASGVLSAIVGAMVALLGFVVTIGVLVVQQATGTLSPRYMRLWYRDRLQKAVLATFTGTFAFAFSLLRSVESASVPDLGVTLAGAGVAVSLVLLLIYLNRFTHSLRPVAIAELVAGMGLSVFARGTALIRGAAPHTADALPSGGPVMRVHAVRGGAIQAFDVRGLVAEAARHDCVLVVTRLIGDFVPPGTVLVEVYGGTSRPDPVRVTGLIALGAERTIEQDPAFALRVLVDIAIRALSPAVNDPTTAVQVINYIEWFLHTVGERHLPGRYVLADGDGVARLVLPGRDWEGYLQLAVCEIREYGGSSVQICRRLRAMLEGLLEALPPGQHPSVRAEMSLLGQAVDREFADPDRRSLAQQADFQGIGGLRRP
- a CDS encoding glycoside hydrolase family 15 protein, encoding MDDYPLIEDHGLIGDLQTAALVTTDATIDWFCCPRFDSPSVFGALLDRSKGGQFTVRPVADTYTTKQLYHPDTAVLVTRFMTEAGAGEVVDFMPVTGTTATDRHRIVRMLRCVRGSMTFEGEIAPRFDYGRKPHELHLTGHGAVFTSDGLDLAVHAVREPQDERLLNVLSVDDNDLRFSLSLRAGQQRGLVMESSPDGPPHEVRVEEFERLFGETVRYWRSWLAQSTYSGRWREAVERSAVTLKLMTYAPTGALVAAPTTGLPEQLGGERNWDYRFTWIRDASFSVYALLGLGFTEEASAFINWLHDRVKQEAGQDNGSGPLNIMYRVDGSADLVEETLDHWEGYRGSAPVRIGNGAASQLQLDIYGEALDSIYFAHEHGMHLDHGGWKALHTLLDWLVDHWDQPGEGLWETRGGRKDFTYGRVMSWVAFDRALRIAYDDGRPAAGGRWVNARDEIYAQVLDRGWDEKKQAFVQHYGDDVLDSSLLRMPTVGFITPDDPMWKSTLDAMESELVSDSLVYRYNPEASPDGLRGSEGTFSLCTFMYVDALARAGHTDMARLVLEKMLTYANHLGLYSEEIDLTGRQLGNFPQAFTHLALIDAAITLDSML
- a CDS encoding sodium:proton antiporter; protein product: MTDDEILIGLALTVVLATGSQILANKLRVPALIILLPVGFVAGAATDIIHPDRLVGPDFSALVSLAVAVILYDAGLGLDLRKLVQHTRGIVGRLLVYGVLSTFLVVGTVGPAMFGMPLRVAAMLGMILVVSGPTVVGPILDFVRPSDKVRRILIWEGTLTDPIGAILGALTFHAIASSHQIDIGRGYQLGQFLLSLAFGVAGGVVGTALLWFTLRTLRLGETLGTLAQLAVVIGVSAGCDVVRDDTGLIAAIVTGLAVANMKGFDMPARRPFFETLIQLIIGLLFISISSTVTPASLVPVLLPSLGLIAILVLVVRPVVAFGAAARTDLTRGERAFVGWMDPRGIVAAATASAFSAGLVERGVTGAAKILPVTFLVIVGTVLLYALTAAPAARRLGVVRTEGTRVLLVGGEPWVIDLGKALRSAGLDVLMWAGLDGERTAIKRAGIDLAKGDLLATAINPGARLEGVAAVFLATDDDDFNALASIVMEDNVEGPVYRVGPPHDSHGVVAPYTGGDILFGRSMVRHVLAERYGRGARFTVQPAGHPLPPDHDTLFVVRADHRLDPVTERREAVPEAGDTVILLGPAPAASPR
- a CDS encoding cytochrome d ubiquinol oxidase subunit II, coding for MTADLIAVVLLLAVTAYACAGGTDYGAGFWDLTAGGTERGRRPRWLIDHAMAPVWEVNNVWLIFVLVIMWTGFPVLFQTVFSAMWLPLALAVVGMVLRGAGFALRKPTRRLAGRRLYGAVFAVASVVTPFFLGAAVGGVASERVTPGTDASADVWTSPTSVVFGLVAVATTAFLGAVFLTGDARRFDAPDLVGHFRRRALWSLAALTVLAVVTGFVTHEDSPYVWHGLTHGLGLFFVVLAGASALVTAWLLLRTPGAWVRVTAVAVVASAVIGWGMAQRPYLLPTSLTVADAAGAPSTLTWLAIVTLVALVLVVPAVVLLYWLDTHGELEELTDSELRKGTGTAGDGAAPDS